In Halobacteroides halobius DSM 5150, the genomic window TGACTTTAATTTAATTCGCGAATCAGTGGAAAATAGCTTGAACTCTCTACAAACAGACTATTTAGATAGTGTCTTATTACATAATCCACCTTTTGAATTTTTAACTGGTTCTACACCTCATTTTGAAATATTACAAAAGTTAAAAGATGAAGGAATTATTAAGGCTTATGGAGCATCAGTAGATACCAGTGAAGAAATGTTGGCTTTGATAGAGAATACAAAAGCGGAAGTTATTGAGGTAATGTTTAATATTCTTTATCAAGAACCAAGAAAGGTTTTTGATAAAGCTAAAGAAGCTGGAGTAGGTTTGATTATTAAAGTTCCCCTTGACTCTGGTTGGTTAACAGGGAAATATAATAAAAATAGTAATTTCACTGGAATTAGAGCAAGGTGGTCACAAGAAGTAATAGAAAGACGAGCTCAATTAGTAGATAAGATCAAACAAATCAAATCTGATCAAAGAGATATGGTTGATGAAGCTTTAAGATTCATTTTAAGTTATCCTGAAGTTTCGACAGTAATCCCTGGTATTAGAAATAGAAATCAGTTAGAACAAAATTTAAATGCAAATAATAAAGAAATGTTGAAATCTTTACAAAAAGAATATGAAAGTTTTTATAAAGATAATTTAGCTGGAAATGAACTACCTTGGTGATAATTATGTTTTAAAAAGGATATAAATATTGAACCTTTATTAGTCAAAGCTCTAATTCCTTAATTAGGATTAGAGTTTTTTATTTTTTCATAGTTAAAAGATCAGGGACGTACTATATTATAAGTATTAAAAGAAGGAGGGGCTGAATTGCTAAATTTAAAAATTGGGCCAAGGTTGTATTTAGGCTTTTGGTTGCTTATAATCCAGAGATCAGCTCCAATCAAATATTATTACTAATAATCAATCAGATAGGCTTTTACTTGATTTAGGATAATCATTTTCTTGTTAGTTTAAACTAATATAAAAGAATGTTTAAGCGAGGGATTATATGGTTAAAGAGCTAGAAGAAAGTAATTGGATGACATTTATAAAACTAGTTTATCAA contains:
- a CDS encoding aldo/keto reductase, which codes for MDKRKLGNTGLEVSEIGFGSWQLGNTTAWKGASQKEAIKLVHQALELGCNFFDTAPNYARGNSEKILGKALNDRREEVVISTKFGHFSDGTVDYDFNLIRESVENSLNSLQTDYLDSVLLHNPPFEFLTGSTPHFEILQKLKDEGIIKAYGASVDTSEEMLALIENTKAEVIEVMFNILYQEPRKVFDKAKEAGVGLIIKVPLDSGWLTGKYNKNSNFTGIRARWSQEVIERRAQLVDKIKQIKSDQRDMVDEALRFILSYPEVSTVIPGIRNRNQLEQNLNANNKEMLKSLQKEYESFYKDNLAGNELPW